From Enterococcus wangshanyuanii, the proteins below share one genomic window:
- a CDS encoding DUF1146 family protein: MQFYGIDALIRIICHMLFIYVSFWAMQSIRIEQFFKAQLTNQVRLLIVLFSIVIGYTVSSFFLEFIALCRNLFIVFFQ, encoded by the coding sequence ATGCAATTTTATGGAATCGATGCGTTGATTCGGATCATTTGTCACATGCTGTTTATTTATGTAAGTTTTTGGGCGATGCAGTCTATTCGGATCGAGCAGTTTTTTAAGGCGCAATTAACGAATCAAGTGCGTTTGCTAATTGTGTTATTTTCAATTGTGATCGGTTATACAGTCAGTTCATTTTTCTTAGAATTTATTGCGCTATGCCGGAATTTATTCATTGTATTTTTCCAATAA
- a CDS encoding AI-2E family transporter: MKNEKEKEKRLSWFWRWFLNNQVVTALLIVLLILLIILVFTKVSYLFTPVWQFIGVVGLPLIMAGILYYLMNPVVDFLEKKQVPRIWSIIGLFIIVVALIIWGLVVIVPKIQEQTISFGNHFPQYIETIDKKMQEILSDPLFAQFRTQLEDMGDKLTNSLGDVIRNISTFTVQGLGSFVGAVATVFVAIVTMPFILFYLLKDGKQLAPYLMKFLPNKMRKPTLKVLSEVNEQVSSYIRGQLTVAFAVAVMFIIGFSVIGLDYAITLGITAGFLNLIPYLGSFLAMIPAIFLGIVGGPILLVKVLVVFVIEQTIEGRVISPLVLGSQLDIHPVTILVVLLTSGKLFGVVGVILGIPVYAAAKVIITHIFEWYKDVSSLYHEEEVQNQEE; the protein is encoded by the coding sequence ATGAAAAATGAAAAGGAAAAAGAAAAGCGTCTTTCGTGGTTTTGGCGCTGGTTTTTGAATAATCAGGTCGTTACTGCGTTATTGATCGTGCTATTGATTTTATTGATTATTTTAGTTTTTACCAAAGTCTCGTATCTTTTTACACCTGTTTGGCAGTTTATTGGTGTCGTCGGGTTGCCGCTGATCATGGCGGGCATCCTGTATTATCTAATGAATCCGGTAGTTGATTTTTTAGAAAAAAAACAGGTACCAAGAATTTGGAGCATTATTGGTTTGTTCATTATTGTTGTTGCGTTGATCATCTGGGGATTGGTCGTGATTGTACCGAAAATCCAAGAGCAAACCATTAGCTTTGGGAATCATTTCCCCCAATATATCGAAACGATCGATAAAAAGATGCAGGAAATTTTAAGTGATCCGCTTTTCGCACAATTCCGTACACAGTTAGAGGATATGGGCGACAAACTGACTAATTCGTTAGGCGATGTGATCCGTAATATTTCTACATTTACCGTTCAAGGATTAGGAAGTTTTGTTGGTGCTGTAGCGACTGTTTTTGTGGCAATTGTTACCATGCCGTTTATCTTGTTCTATCTTCTAAAAGATGGGAAGCAACTGGCCCCATATCTTATGAAATTTTTACCGAATAAAATGCGTAAACCAACATTGAAGGTTTTGAGTGAAGTCAACGAACAAGTGTCATCATATATTCGCGGACAGTTGACGGTTGCTTTCGCAGTTGCGGTGATGTTCATTATAGGGTTTTCAGTCATCGGACTTGATTATGCGATCACGTTAGGGATCACAGCTGGATTTTTGAATTTGATTCCATATCTTGGTTCATTTTTAGCAATGATTCCAGCTATATTTTTAGGGATCGTAGGTGGTCCTATTCTATTAGTAAAAGTTTTGGTCGTTTTTGTTATTGAACAAACGATCGAGGGCCGTGTGATTTCACCGCTTGTTTTAGGTAGTCAGCTGGATATTCATCCAGTAACGATTTTAGTGGTGTTATTGACTTCTGGAAAGCTTTTTGGAGTAGTTGGTGTGATTCTGGGGATTCCAGTATATGCGGCGGCTAAAGTTATTATTACGCATATTTTTGAATGGTATAAAGATGTATCAAGTTTGTATCATGAGGAAGAAGTGCAGAATCAAGAAGAATAA
- the atpD gene encoding F0F1 ATP synthase subunit beta, whose translation MSSGKIVEVIGPVVDVEFSLDQSLPDINNALVVYKNGEQKQKVVLEVALELGDGVIRSIAMESTDGLQRGMEVIDTGKPISVPVGKETLGRVFNVLGDTIDLEAPFPEEAERSGIHKKAPAFDELSTSNEILETGIKVIDLLAPYLKGGKVGLFGGAGVGKTVLIQELIHNIAQEHGGISVFTGVGERTREGNDLYFEMKDSGVIEKTAMVFGQMNEPPGARMRVALTGLTIAEYFRDVEGQDVLLFIDNIFRFTQAGSEVSALLGRMPSAVGYQPTLATEMGQLQERITSTKKGSITSIQAIYVPADDYTDPAPATAFAHLDATTNLERRLTEQGIYPAVDPLASSSSALAPEVVGEEHYAVATEVQHVLQRYRELQDIIAILGMDELSDQEKILVGRARRIQFFLSQNFNVAEQFTGQPGSYVPVAETVRGFREILDGKYDDLPEEAFRSVGKIEDVIEKAKTLNY comes from the coding sequence ATGAGTTCAGGAAAGATTGTTGAAGTTATTGGTCCCGTTGTTGACGTGGAATTTTCACTAGATCAATCCTTACCAGATATCAATAATGCATTAGTCGTATATAAAAACGGCGAACAAAAACAAAAAGTTGTATTAGAAGTTGCTTTGGAATTGGGCGATGGCGTTATCCGCTCGATCGCTATGGAATCAACAGATGGTCTACAACGTGGAATGGAAGTTATCGATACAGGTAAACCCATTTCAGTTCCCGTAGGAAAAGAAACATTAGGACGTGTGTTCAATGTTTTAGGTGACACCATCGATTTAGAAGCACCATTTCCTGAAGAAGCAGAACGAAGCGGCATTCATAAAAAAGCGCCTGCTTTTGATGAACTTAGTACAAGTAATGAAATTTTGGAAACAGGGATCAAAGTAATCGATTTATTGGCTCCTTATTTAAAAGGTGGTAAAGTCGGTCTTTTCGGTGGTGCTGGAGTAGGTAAAACGGTCTTGATCCAAGAATTGATTCACAATATTGCCCAAGAACATGGCGGTATTTCAGTATTTACGGGTGTAGGTGAACGAACTCGTGAAGGGAACGACCTTTATTTTGAAATGAAGGATTCCGGTGTTATTGAAAAAACCGCGATGGTGTTTGGACAAATGAACGAGCCGCCAGGTGCGCGGATGCGTGTAGCACTGACTGGTTTGACGATTGCTGAGTATTTCCGGGATGTGGAAGGACAAGATGTATTGTTGTTTATCGACAATATTTTCCGTTTCACACAAGCGGGTTCAGAAGTGTCTGCCTTGTTAGGCCGGATGCCGTCAGCTGTAGGATATCAACCAACACTAGCAACTGAAATGGGGCAACTGCAAGAGCGGATTACCTCAACTAAAAAAGGTTCAATTACATCTATCCAAGCGATTTATGTGCCAGCCGATGACTATACTGACCCGGCTCCAGCAACTGCGTTCGCTCATTTGGATGCAACAACCAACTTAGAACGTCGTTTGACTGAGCAAGGAATTTACCCTGCAGTTGATCCTTTAGCTTCTTCATCTAGTGCCTTAGCGCCAGAAGTTGTAGGAGAAGAGCATTATGCAGTTGCGACAGAAGTACAACATGTGCTGCAACGTTACCGTGAATTGCAAGATATCATCGCTATTTTAGGGATGGATGAACTATCAGATCAAGAAAAAATCTTGGTAGGGCGTGCACGCCGAATTCAATTTTTCTTATCACAAAACTTCAATGTAGCAGAACAGTTCACTGGTCAGCCAGGTTCTTATGTTCCCGTTGCTGAAACAGTTAGAGGATTTAGAGAAATTCTTGATGGAAAATATGATGATCTACCAGAAGAAGCATTCCGTAGCGTCGGCAAGATCGAAGACGTCATTGAAAAAGCGAAAACGTTGAATTACTAG
- the murA gene encoding UDP-N-acetylglucosamine 1-carboxyvinyltransferase, which yields MEQIIVHGGNQLKGTVKIEGAKNAVLPILAATLLAEEGTTTLNNVPILSDVFTMNQVIKHLNVDIDFNEELNQVKIDATQPLGIEANYEYVSQMRASIVVMGPLLARNGHAKVAMPGGCAIGKRPIDLHLKGFQALGATIIQKNGYIEAIAEELTGNTIYLDFPSVGATQNIMMAAVKAKGTTIIENVAREPEIVDLANVLNKMGAKIIGAGTETMRIEGVEKLHAVEHSIVQDRIEAGTFMVAAAMTQGDVLIEEAIPEHNRPLISKLTEMGAVIREERGGLRVVGPKVIKPTDVKTLPHPGFPTDMQAQMTAMQMVADGSSVITETVFENRFQHLEEMQRMNADVKIDGNIAIINGTQHLQGAAVEATDLRAAAALILVGLRAEGITRVSHLEYLDRGYYKFHEKLQKLGAKVERVNDEKVVEKNLTAIR from the coding sequence ATGGAACAAATTATTGTTCATGGTGGTAACCAATTAAAAGGAACTGTGAAGATCGAAGGGGCTAAAAATGCAGTATTACCTATTTTAGCAGCGACCCTATTAGCAGAAGAAGGTACAACGACATTAAACAATGTACCGATTCTTTCTGATGTATTTACAATGAACCAAGTAATTAAACATTTAAATGTAGATATTGATTTCAATGAAGAATTAAACCAAGTTAAAATAGATGCGACTCAACCGTTAGGCATCGAAGCAAATTATGAATATGTTAGTCAAATGAGAGCATCGATCGTCGTTATGGGTCCATTATTGGCTCGTAATGGGCATGCGAAAGTAGCAATGCCTGGTGGCTGTGCCATCGGTAAACGTCCAATCGATTTACATTTGAAAGGTTTTCAAGCACTAGGTGCGACGATCATCCAGAAAAATGGATATATTGAAGCTATTGCGGAAGAACTAACAGGAAATACGATTTATTTAGATTTTCCAAGTGTTGGTGCAACACAAAACATCATGATGGCTGCTGTTAAAGCAAAAGGCACAACGATCATCGAAAACGTGGCTAGAGAACCTGAAATCGTTGATTTAGCGAATGTCCTTAATAAGATGGGCGCGAAAATCATTGGTGCTGGAACTGAAACGATGCGTATCGAAGGCGTTGAAAAACTTCATGCTGTTGAACATTCGATCGTCCAAGACCGTATTGAAGCAGGTACTTTCATGGTAGCTGCGGCAATGACTCAAGGCGATGTGCTGATTGAAGAAGCTATTCCAGAACACAATCGTCCTTTGATTTCTAAATTGACTGAAATGGGTGCTGTGATCCGTGAAGAAAGAGGCGGTTTACGAGTTGTTGGTCCTAAAGTGATCAAACCAACTGATGTTAAAACTTTACCTCATCCAGGTTTTCCAACAGATATGCAAGCACAAATGACTGCGATGCAAATGGTAGCAGATGGCTCAAGTGTGATCACTGAAACTGTCTTTGAAAATCGTTTCCAACATCTGGAAGAAATGCAACGTATGAACGCAGACGTAAAAATCGATGGAAATATTGCGATCATCAATGGAACACAGCATTTACAAGGCGCTGCTGTTGAAGCAACTGATTTACGTGCAGCTGCTGCATTGATTTTAGTTGGTTTACGTGCAGAAGGTATTACTCGTGTTTCTCATTTGGAGTATCTGGACCGTGGCTATTATAAATTCCATGAAAAACTTCAAAAGCTTGGAGCAAAAGTGGAACGTGTCAATGACGAAAAAGTTGTTGAAAAAAATCTAACTGCAATTCGTTAA
- the atpA gene encoding F0F1 ATP synthase subunit alpha, translating into MAIKAEEISALIKEQIKNYQQELAVEEVGTVTYVGDGIARAHGLENAMSGELVEFSNGSYGMAQNLETNDVGIIILGDFETIREGDKVTRTGKIMEVPVGEAMIGRVVNPLGQPIDGLGEIKTDKTRPVEAAAPGVMQRKSVNEPMQTGLKAIDALVPIGRGQRELVIGDRKTGKTSIAIDTIINQKGQDVICIYVAIGQKESTVRNQVETLRKFGALDYTIVVTAGASQPAPLLYIAPYAGAAMGEEFMYNGKHVLIIFDDLSKQAVAYRELSLLLRRPPGREAYPGDVFYLHSRLLERAAKLSDELGGGSMTALPFVETQAGDISAYIPTNVISITDGQIFLESDLFYAGTRPAVDAGLSVSRVGGSAQIKAMKKVAGTLRLDLASYRELEAFTQFGSDLDAATQAKLNRGRRTVEILKQKLHAPLAVEKQVVILYALTRGFLDSISVAKILDFEAELFDYLDGKHPELFETIRTTKDLPESKDLDAAINEYKEIFNAANSEGSTAKDTLESIQNA; encoded by the coding sequence ATGGCTATCAAAGCAGAAGAAATCAGTGCCTTGATTAAGGAACAAATCAAGAATTATCAACAAGAATTAGCAGTTGAAGAAGTTGGGACTGTCACATATGTCGGTGATGGGATTGCCCGTGCACACGGCTTAGAAAATGCGATGAGCGGAGAATTAGTTGAATTTTCTAATGGCTCATACGGAATGGCGCAAAACTTGGAAACAAATGATGTCGGTATCATTATTCTAGGCGATTTTGAAACCATTCGTGAAGGGGATAAAGTAACACGTACTGGAAAAATCATGGAAGTTCCTGTTGGAGAAGCTATGATCGGTCGTGTCGTTAATCCTTTAGGTCAACCAATCGATGGGTTGGGTGAAATCAAAACAGATAAAACACGTCCTGTTGAAGCAGCAGCGCCAGGCGTTATGCAAAGAAAATCAGTTAATGAGCCAATGCAGACAGGGCTAAAAGCGATCGATGCCCTTGTACCAATCGGCCGCGGTCAACGTGAGTTAGTCATTGGTGACCGTAAAACAGGGAAAACATCGATTGCGATCGATACGATCATCAACCAAAAGGGTCAAGATGTTATCTGTATCTATGTTGCGATCGGTCAAAAAGAATCTACCGTACGTAACCAAGTCGAAACCTTGAGAAAATTTGGTGCATTAGATTATACGATCGTTGTTACAGCAGGTGCTTCTCAACCAGCGCCATTATTGTATATCGCACCATATGCGGGAGCTGCTATGGGTGAAGAATTTATGTACAACGGCAAGCATGTGTTGATCATTTTTGATGATTTGTCTAAACAAGCGGTTGCTTACCGTGAACTTTCTTTACTGTTACGCCGTCCGCCAGGTCGGGAAGCTTATCCTGGGGATGTGTTCTATCTACATTCACGTTTGCTAGAACGTGCAGCTAAATTAAGTGATGAATTAGGCGGCGGTTCGATGACTGCATTACCGTTTGTAGAAACACAAGCGGGAGATATCTCTGCTTATATTCCGACAAACGTGATTTCGATCACAGATGGTCAAATCTTCTTAGAAAGCGATTTGTTCTATGCCGGGACTCGTCCAGCCGTAGATGCGGGTCTTTCCGTTTCACGTGTTGGTGGTTCAGCACAAATCAAAGCAATGAAAAAAGTTGCCGGAACACTTCGTTTAGATTTAGCTAGCTATCGTGAATTAGAGGCCTTTACTCAATTTGGTTCTGATTTAGATGCGGCGACACAAGCAAAATTAAACCGCGGTCGTCGAACAGTCGAAATCTTGAAACAAAAATTACATGCACCTTTAGCCGTGGAAAAACAAGTCGTGATTCTATACGCGTTGACTCGCGGATTTTTAGATAGTATCAGTGTTGCTAAAATCTTAGATTTTGAAGCAGAATTATTTGATTATTTAGATGGCAAACATCCAGAACTTTTTGAAACCATTCGAACAACCAAAGACCTTCCTGAGTCAAAAGATTTAGATGCTGCAATAAATGAATACAAAGAAATCTTCAACGCAGCCAATTCAGAAGGTTCAACGGCCAAAGATACCCTTGAATCTATTCAAAACGCATAA
- a CDS encoding F0F1 ATP synthase subunit epsilon: MDCLTVNVVTPNGLVYDHRATIVVAKTTDGEIGILPKHAPIIVPLAIDEVRVKRTDSDTHVDWIAVNGGIMEVRDDVISIIADSAERERDIDVSRAERAKQRAERMIQEAKENANTDELRRATVALHRAINRINVSKHT; encoded by the coding sequence ATGGACTGTTTAACTGTAAATGTGGTTACTCCTAATGGTTTAGTTTATGATCACCGAGCAACGATCGTTGTGGCTAAAACGACGGATGGCGAGATCGGTATTTTGCCAAAACATGCGCCGATCATTGTTCCTCTAGCGATAGACGAGGTTCGTGTGAAAAGAACAGATTCCGACACTCACGTTGATTGGATCGCAGTCAATGGCGGTATCATGGAAGTTCGTGATGATGTTATCTCGATCATCGCAGATAGTGCGGAACGTGAACGAGACATTGACGTTAGCCGTGCTGAGCGAGCAAAACAGCGTGCTGAACGGATGATCCAAGAAGCGAAGGAAAATGCTAATACAGATGAGTTGCGTCGAGCAACAGTTGCTCTACATCGAGCAATCAATCGGATCAATGTATCTAAACATACGTAA
- a CDS encoding F0F1 ATP synthase subunit gamma: protein MGASLNEIKQRIASTKKTSQITNAMQMVSGAKLTKSEAASRSFQEYASKIRSIVTHLVASQLNDIDDLDNFDSEDSSELNYHAMLKARPVKKTGYIVITSDKGLVGGYNSSILKQTMKMMSDDHDSQEEFVLIAIGGTGADFFKARGINVAYELRGLTDQPTFDEVRKIVSAATSMYENEVFDELYVCYNHHINSLTSQFRVEKMLPISDLDPEEATTYEQEYILEPSKEAILDNLLPQYAESLIYGAIIDAKTAEHAAGMTAMKTATDNAQNIISDLTISYNRARQGAITQEITEIVAGAAALE from the coding sequence ATGGGTGCTTCATTAAATGAAATCAAACAACGTATAGCTTCTACTAAGAAAACCAGTCAAATCACGAACGCGATGCAGATGGTTTCAGGGGCAAAGCTGACGAAATCAGAAGCAGCTTCTAGAAGCTTTCAAGAATATGCGTCCAAAATCCGTTCGATCGTTACTCATCTTGTTGCATCACAGTTGAATGATATTGATGATCTAGACAACTTTGATTCTGAAGATTCATCGGAGCTGAATTATCATGCGATGCTAAAAGCTCGTCCAGTGAAGAAGACTGGCTACATCGTTATCACCTCTGATAAAGGATTAGTCGGTGGTTACAATAGTTCGATCTTAAAACAAACGATGAAGATGATGAGTGATGATCACGACTCGCAAGAAGAATTTGTTTTGATCGCAATTGGCGGAACTGGAGCTGATTTTTTCAAGGCTCGCGGCATCAATGTTGCGTATGAATTGCGCGGACTAACTGATCAACCAACGTTTGATGAGGTCAGAAAAATCGTTTCAGCAGCAACATCAATGTATGAAAATGAAGTTTTTGATGAATTATATGTTTGTTATAATCACCACATCAATTCACTGACAAGTCAATTTCGCGTAGAAAAGATGCTGCCGATTTCAGATCTAGATCCGGAAGAAGCAACAACTTATGAGCAAGAATATATATTGGAACCTTCAAAAGAAGCGATCCTTGACAATTTATTGCCTCAGTATGCGGAAAGTTTGATTTATGGAGCTATTATCGATGCTAAAACTGCGGAACATGCTGCTGGTATGACTGCAATGAAAACGGCAACGGATAATGCTCAAAATATTATTAGTGATTTAACGATTTCATATAACCGGGCTCGACAAGGAGCAATCACTCAAGAAATCACAGAGATCGTGGCTGGTGCAGCAGCACTAGAATAA
- the atpE gene encoding F0F1 ATP synthase subunit C, translating to MDGLNYIAAAIAVFGAAIGAAYGNGKVISKTLESMTRQPEMAGQLRTTMFIGVALIEAVPILGVVIALLLVFK from the coding sequence ATGGATGGATTAAATTATATCGCAGCTGCAATCGCAGTTTTCGGAGCAGCAATCGGGGCAGCATATGGTAACGGAAAGGTTATCTCTAAAACACTTGAATCAATGACACGCCAACCAGAAATGGCTGGCCAATTAAGAACAACAATGTTTATCGGGGTAGCTTTGATCGAGGCGGTTCCAATTCTAGGTGTAGTTATTGCATTGTTATTAGTGTTCAAATAA
- the atpB gene encoding F0F1 ATP synthase subunit A, translating into MEEKTLLFKIGPIWFDGTICLMVLLTCVIVFGIVYFCTRNLQMKPKGKQNVIEYLIDFVRGIITDNMPSKEVSNFHLLSFTMFMFVLVANIIGLVTKVVIGDYTYWKSPTADPLVTLTLALIMIVLTHFFSVSRFGLKGYFKNSFLSPVAFLMPIKIMEEFTNLLTLALRLYGNIFAGEVLLGLIASIVSSTGLWAIPLAIPLEMIWLAFSIFIGAIQAFIFVTLSMVYMAHKVEVEE; encoded by the coding sequence TTGGAAGAGAAGACACTACTCTTCAAAATTGGGCCGATTTGGTTTGATGGCACCATTTGTTTAATGGTACTGTTGACATGTGTCATTGTCTTTGGGATCGTTTATTTCTGTACAAGAAATCTTCAAATGAAACCAAAAGGCAAGCAAAATGTGATTGAGTATCTCATTGATTTTGTTCGGGGGATCATTACCGACAATATGCCAAGTAAAGAAGTATCGAATTTTCACCTACTTTCATTTACAATGTTTATGTTTGTCTTAGTTGCCAATATTATTGGCCTGGTGACAAAAGTTGTGATCGGTGATTATACGTATTGGAAGAGCCCAACGGCCGATCCATTAGTTACCTTGACACTAGCATTGATCATGATCGTATTGACGCATTTCTTTAGTGTGAGTCGATTTGGACTAAAAGGTTATTTTAAAAATAGCTTTTTAAGCCCGGTAGCATTTTTGATGCCGATCAAGATCATGGAAGAATTTACGAACTTACTAACATTGGCATTACGTCTATATGGTAATATTTTTGCCGGAGAAGTTTTACTGGGATTGATCGCAAGTATTGTTTCAAGCACAGGTCTGTGGGCAATTCCGCTAGCGATACCGTTAGAAATGATCTGGCTGGCATTCTCAATATTTATCGGAGCGATCCAAGCATTTATCTTTGTAACATTATCAATGGTTTACATGGCTCATAAAGTTGAAGTCGAAGAATAA
- a CDS encoding DNA-directed RNA polymerase subunit beta — MSSTRYIIVTLLKVLVVISLVIILFVAGTMIGYGVIGGGNPKDVFKEEIWAHILDFFKS; from the coding sequence ATGAGTTCGACACGCTATATTATAGTGACTTTGTTGAAAGTCCTAGTCGTGATTTCTTTAGTGATCATTCTATTTGTTGCCGGTACGATGATCGGTTACGGTGTGATCGGCGGAGGAAATCCAAAAGATGTGTTCAAAGAAGAGATTTGGGCTCATATTCTAGACTTTTTTAAATCTTGA
- a CDS encoding PTS glucitol/sorbitol transporter subunit IIA has translation MKAVVTEIGAKALDEKEPMIILFGESATEGLKEYSVIQKFQDVQSLKLKQGDLLKIDEQEYTIRYVGSFANSNLNSIAHVTLVFVDVPEEDPIVNGLYLSPTILPKIQIGTTIEYVSSGV, from the coding sequence ATGAAAGCTGTAGTTACCGAAATTGGTGCAAAAGCATTAGATGAGAAAGAACCGATGATCATTCTGTTTGGTGAAAGTGCCACAGAAGGACTGAAGGAATACTCCGTGATTCAAAAATTCCAGGATGTACAATCATTGAAACTGAAACAAGGAGACCTGCTAAAAATTGACGAACAGGAGTACACCATTCGTTATGTAGGTTCGTTTGCAAATAGTAATTTGAATAGCATCGCCCATGTTACGTTAGTTTTCGTAGATGTTCCTGAGGAAGATCCGATCGTTAATGGTCTATATCTTTCTCCAACAATACTTCCGAAGATTCAGATCGGGACAACAATTGAATATGTCTCTTCAGGAGTGTGA
- the smpB gene encoding SsrA-binding protein SmpB, with amino-acid sequence MPKGEGKLIAQNRKARHDYTVVDTMEAGMVLQGTEIKSIRNSRINLKDGFVRIRNGEAYLLNVHISPYEQGNIFNHDPLRTRKLLLHKKQIAKLMTETKNTGITIIPLKVYIRNGYAKVLIGLAKGKKQYDKREDLKRKEINREIDRTLKNNLR; translated from the coding sequence ATGCCAAAAGGAGAAGGCAAATTGATTGCCCAAAATCGAAAAGCTAGGCATGACTATACTGTTGTTGATACAATGGAAGCAGGAATGGTTTTACAAGGAACAGAAATCAAGTCGATTCGTAATAGCCGTATCAATTTAAAAGATGGGTTTGTACGTATCAGAAACGGCGAAGCCTACCTACTCAATGTACACATCAGTCCGTATGAGCAGGGAAATATTTTTAATCATGATCCTTTGCGCACTAGAAAACTGTTATTGCATAAAAAGCAAATCGCAAAATTAATGACGGAAACGAAAAACACAGGAATCACAATTATTCCTTTAAAAGTTTACATTCGAAACGGCTATGCGAAAGTCTTGATCGGGCTGGCTAAAGGGAAAAAACAATATGACAAACGAGAAGACTTGAAACGCAAAGAAATCAATCGCGAAATCGATCGTACATTAAAAAATAATTTGCGATAA
- the atpH gene encoding ATP synthase F1 subunit delta: MKLDKYTVGKRYGKALFELAIEKQEADEVYHDLLTLREIFHEVPDLGEILSDARLEPYEKDEIMNQLIRGFDGTMKNFLYVVYNYSRMNDLLLMIDEYERRYDEHKSLLLGTVLTAVPLSKEQHQRMEEKAAALLGYEQANLINLIEPAIIGGVVIEANHKVIDGSIQKQLERIQELLVK; encoded by the coding sequence ATGAAGTTAGATAAATATACAGTAGGTAAACGTTACGGCAAAGCTTTGTTCGAGTTGGCAATTGAAAAGCAAGAAGCCGATGAAGTTTATCATGATTTACTAACGTTAAGAGAAATTTTCCATGAAGTTCCTGATTTAGGTGAGATTTTAAGCGATGCTCGTCTTGAACCTTATGAAAAAGATGAGATCATGAATCAGTTGATCCGCGGATTTGATGGGACGATGAAAAACTTTTTGTACGTGGTCTATAATTACTCGCGTATGAATGATCTGTTATTGATGATCGATGAGTATGAACGTAGATATGATGAGCATAAGAGTCTTTTACTTGGAACCGTATTAACGGCTGTTCCTTTATCAAAAGAACAACATCAACGGATGGAAGAAAAAGCTGCAGCACTTTTAGGCTACGAACAAGCAAATCTGATCAATCTGATCGAGCCGGCAATCATTGGCGGTGTCGTTATTGAAGCGAATCATAAAGTAATAGATGGCAGTATCCAAAAGCAACTAGAACGAATCCAAGAATTGTTAGTAAAATAA
- the atpF gene encoding F0F1 ATP synthase subunit B produces the protein MLDHLVIGEATPSTTLGTMIVVSGAFLILMLLIKKFAWEAISEMLKKREDKIANDLDSAEQSRLAAAKMEEERHAKLLSSKSEAAEIIKDAKESGDQNRQKILTETNNEVSRLREKARQDISQEHDEALASVKDEVASLSLQIAEKILNRELTPDAHEALIDSYIEGLGKSDEVR, from the coding sequence ATGCTAGATCATTTAGTTATCGGCGAAGCGACTCCAAGTACAACACTTGGAACCATGATCGTCGTAAGTGGCGCTTTCCTTATTTTGATGCTTCTGATCAAGAAGTTTGCCTGGGAAGCAATCAGCGAAATGTTGAAAAAACGTGAAGATAAAATTGCCAACGATTTAGATTCTGCAGAACAATCTCGACTAGCAGCAGCTAAGATGGAAGAAGAACGTCATGCAAAATTACTTTCTTCTAAATCTGAAGCAGCAGAAATCATCAAAGATGCGAAAGAGAGTGGAGATCAGAACCGCCAAAAAATCTTAACAGAAACGAATAATGAAGTGTCACGTTTAAGAGAAAAAGCACGTCAAGATATTTCTCAAGAACATGATGAAGCATTAGCTTCTGTAAAAGATGAAGTAGCGAGCCTATCTTTACAAATTGCAGAGAAAATTTTAAATAGAGAATTGACGCCAGATGCTCATGAAGCATTGATCGATTCTTATATTGAAGGCTTAGGTAAGTCAGATGAAGTTAGATAA